The Pseudomonas sp. DG56-2 genome contains a region encoding:
- a CDS encoding acyl-CoA dehydrogenase has translation MSETLLCARNLAFELYEVLDAEALTQRPRFAEHNRETFDAALNTARTIAEKYFAPHNRKGDEHEPRFENGEAVLIPEVKPAVDAFLEAGFLNASRDFHAGGMQLPTLLSQACFAHFQAANAGTTAYPFLTMGAANLIESFGSDEQKHLFLQPMIEGRYFGTMALTEPHAGSSLADIRTRAEPAADGSYRLRGNKIFISGGDHPLSENIVHMVLAKLPDAPAGVKGISLFIVPKFLVNTDGSLGPRNDVLLAGLFHKMGWRGTTSTALNFGDNGECVGYLVGKPHQGLACMFQMMNEARIGVGMGAVMLGYAGYLYSLEYARQRPQGRLPDNKDPAAPAVSIIGHTDVKRMLLTQKAYVEGAFDLGLYAARLFDETQSGETESLRQQAHELLDLLTPIVKSWPSEFCLKANELAIQILGGHGYTREYPVEQYYRDNRLNPIHEGTHGIQSLDLLGRKLAQNDGAGLKQLVRLIAGTCKRASGYPGLDPLRTPLEKLQVHLQSVTLGLLTDLAQGQVSSALANSALYLKAFGHCVIGWRWLEQAIHAEQGLAGGQPADRDFYQGKLQAARYFLTWEVPGCHNELALLEARDDTCLSMRDEWF, from the coding sequence ATGTCCGAGACCCTGCTCTGCGCCCGCAACCTGGCCTTTGAACTCTACGAAGTGCTCGATGCCGAGGCCCTTACCCAACGCCCGCGCTTTGCCGAGCACAATCGCGAGACCTTTGACGCCGCCTTGAACACGGCACGCACCATCGCCGAGAAATACTTCGCGCCGCACAACCGCAAGGGCGACGAACATGAGCCGCGTTTCGAAAATGGCGAAGCGGTGTTGATCCCAGAGGTGAAGCCGGCAGTTGATGCCTTCCTTGAAGCCGGTTTCCTCAATGCCAGCCGCGACTTCCACGCTGGCGGCATGCAGTTGCCTACCCTGCTCTCACAAGCCTGCTTTGCCCATTTCCAGGCCGCCAACGCCGGAACCACGGCCTACCCGTTCCTGACCATGGGCGCGGCAAACCTGATCGAAAGCTTTGGTAGCGATGAACAAAAACACCTGTTTCTGCAGCCGATGATCGAAGGTCGCTATTTCGGCACCATGGCCCTGACCGAACCACACGCTGGCTCTTCCCTGGCCGATATCCGCACCCGTGCCGAGCCGGCTGCCGATGGCAGCTATCGACTGCGCGGCAACAAGATCTTTATCTCCGGCGGTGATCACCCACTGTCGGAAAACATCGTGCACATGGTTCTGGCCAAACTGCCTGATGCACCAGCGGGGGTGAAGGGAATTTCCCTATTCATCGTTCCCAAGTTTCTGGTCAATACCGATGGCAGCCTGGGACCTCGCAACGATGTGCTCTTGGCAGGGCTATTCCACAAGATGGGGTGGCGCGGCACGACGTCGACGGCGCTGAATTTCGGCGACAACGGCGAATGCGTTGGCTATCTGGTCGGCAAGCCGCATCAGGGTCTGGCATGCATGTTCCAGATGATGAACGAGGCGCGCATCGGTGTTGGTATGGGCGCGGTGATGCTGGGCTATGCGGGCTATCTGTATTCACTTGAGTACGCACGCCAGCGCCCGCAGGGACGCCTGCCGGACAACAAGGATCCGGCGGCCCCCGCCGTATCGATCATCGGGCACACTGATGTGAAACGCATGTTGCTGACGCAAAAAGCCTATGTTGAAGGCGCCTTCGACCTGGGCCTGTACGCAGCTCGGCTTTTTGATGAAACCCAGAGCGGCGAAACTGAAAGCCTGCGCCAGCAAGCCCATGAGCTGCTTGACCTGCTGACGCCGATTGTCAAATCCTGGCCTTCCGAGTTCTGCCTCAAGGCCAATGAACTGGCGATTCAGATCCTCGGTGGCCATGGCTACACCCGCGAATACCCGGTCGAGCAGTACTACCGCGACAACCGCCTGAACCCTATCCATGAAGGCACTCATGGCATCCAGTCACTTGATCTGTTGGGCCGCAAGCTGGCGCAGAACGACGGCGCTGGTCTCAAGCAACTGGTACGCCTGATAGCCGGCACCTGCAAACGGGCAAGCGGCTATCCCGGCCTGGACCCTCTGCGTACCCCCCTCGAAAAGCTGCAGGTACACCTTCAGAGCGTCACCCTGGGGCTACTCACTGACTTGGCCCAAGGTCAGGTCAGCAGTGCCCTGGCCAACTCGGCGCTGTACCTCAAAGCCTTCGGTCACTGCGTGATTGGCTGGCGCTGGCTGGAACAAGCGATCCATGCCGAGCAAGGACTGGCTGGTGGCCAGCCCGCCGATCGCGACTTCTATCAAGGCAAGCTTCAGGCCGCACGTTATTTCCTGACCTGGGAAGTGCCGGGCTGCCATAATGAGCTGGCATTGCTCGAGGCCCGCGACGACACCTGCCTGAGCATGCGCGACGAGTGGTTCTGA
- a CDS encoding TldD/PmbA family protein, protein MFEMTALLRQRFAALRSDAEFFSLRYVQQSQQQLSVRKNVAEPPFFYRDEGVMLTVRMQGVETYAATADLSQSGLQRALEQAQVLARQISTRALLDLSEQPVATERNDYCSPNLEQAFASLAECYDLLARESSSVPADSRLVNWQASLGISDVEQIYLNSAGAELRQAQRFVYPGFSVTAFDGQDSQSRTLGRENFGQQGGLDVIQRCGLIGAGAKVADQALQLLLAPNTPSGVRDLLLMPDQMMLQIHESIGHPLEMDRILGDERNYAGTSFVKASDFGTLQYGSKLLNVTFDPTISEELASYSHDDDGSVADKAFLIRDGLLLRPLGGALSQFRSGLDGVANSRACGWNRAPIDRMANLNIEPGDQSLDQLIHGIEHGILMRTNRSWSIDDARNKFQFGCEWGQLIENGELKGVVKNPNYRGVSARFWGNLSAVGDASTLQVLGTPNCGEGEPNQVIRVGHASPACVFSQIDVFGGDA, encoded by the coding sequence ATGTTCGAGATGACCGCATTGTTGCGCCAGCGCTTTGCCGCCCTGCGCAGCGATGCCGAATTTTTTTCCCTGCGCTATGTGCAGCAGTCCCAGCAGCAACTCTCAGTGCGCAAGAATGTCGCCGAGCCGCCGTTCTTCTACCGCGACGAAGGCGTAATGCTCACCGTGCGCATGCAGGGTGTCGAAACCTATGCCGCTACGGCCGACCTGTCGCAGTCCGGCCTGCAGCGGGCCCTGGAGCAAGCGCAAGTGCTGGCCAGGCAGATATCCACGCGCGCCCTGCTCGACCTCAGCGAGCAACCGGTTGCCACTGAACGCAACGATTATTGCTCGCCAAACCTGGAGCAAGCCTTTGCATCTCTGGCCGAGTGCTATGACTTGCTCGCGCGCGAATCGAGCAGCGTGCCCGCCGACAGTCGTCTGGTGAACTGGCAGGCCAGCCTTGGCATCAGCGACGTCGAGCAGATTTACCTGAACAGCGCGGGTGCCGAGCTACGCCAGGCACAACGCTTTGTTTACCCTGGCTTCAGCGTCACGGCTTTCGATGGCCAGGACAGCCAGAGCCGCACCCTGGGCCGGGAGAACTTCGGCCAGCAAGGCGGCCTCGATGTCATCCAACGCTGCGGTTTGATCGGCGCCGGGGCCAAGGTCGCCGACCAGGCCCTGCAGCTGTTGCTTGCGCCGAATACCCCCAGCGGTGTGCGTGACCTGCTGCTGATGCCGGACCAGATGATGCTGCAGATTCACGAATCCATCGGCCACCCGCTGGAAATGGACCGAATCCTCGGTGACGAGCGCAACTACGCCGGCACCAGCTTCGTCAAAGCCAGCGACTTCGGCACCCTGCAGTACGGCTCGAAATTGCTCAACGTCACCTTCGACCCCACTATCAGCGAAGAACTGGCCAGTTACAGCCATGACGATGACGGCAGCGTCGCCGATAAAGCATTCCTGATTCGCGACGGTTTGCTGCTGCGTCCGCTGGGCGGCGCGCTGTCGCAGTTTCGCTCGGGCCTGGACGGTGTCGCCAACAGCCGCGCCTGTGGCTGGAATCGCGCGCCGATTGATCGCATGGCCAATCTCAACATCGAACCCGGCGACCAGAGTCTCGATCAACTGATCCATGGTATCGAGCACGGCATCCTGATGCGCACCAACCGCTCCTGGTCCATCGATGATGCGCGCAACAAGTTCCAGTTCGGCTGCGAATGGGGTCAATTGATCGAGAACGGCGAACTCAAGGGCGTGGTGAAGAACCCCAACTACCGCGGTGTTTCCGCTCGGTTCTGGGGCAACCTTAGTGCGGTTGGCGATGCCAGCACCTTGCAAGTCCTGGGCACACCCAACTGCGGCGAGGGCGAGCCCAACCAGGTGATTCGTGTCGGCCATGCCTCACCCGCGTGTGTGTTCAGCCAGATCGACGTATTCGGAGGGGACGCCTGA
- a CDS encoding TldD/PmbA family protein, whose amino-acid sequence MAATAQQSFQRLVSSLLEQVRAPEHFTLSYSAEQSQFIRFNHAKVRQAGEVQQANCVLKLVKDGRQAELQFTLGNDTKVDQQRLAQALEQLRATLPLLEADPYLQFNDSAWQSHSVQDQALPAIDQVLTQIDQGAGDLDLVGIYAAGPIYRGFASSFGAFGWHQANSFNFDWSLFHSNGQAVKANYAGQHWDSDTFALRLRQAREQLEYLGRPLKTLLPGEYRAYLAPAAMDEIMGMLCWGGFSAQSLANKNSPLQRLYAGDARLNQQVSIAEQVSGSLSPSFSDEGSPRNDLRLIEQGQGLDRLVCARSAAEFELAANGADGHESPCALSMAAGDLSAHEVLARLGTGLYISNLWYLNFSDLPAARMTGLTRFATFWVEDGKIQAPVSTMRFDDSVYSLLGSQLEALTTERELILSTSTYGQRQTSSSHLPGALVKRLTLTL is encoded by the coding sequence ATGGCTGCCACCGCACAGCAAAGTTTTCAACGCCTGGTGTCCAGCCTGCTAGAACAGGTACGCGCACCCGAGCACTTCACCCTCAGCTACAGCGCCGAACAATCGCAGTTCATTCGTTTCAACCATGCCAAAGTTCGCCAGGCGGGCGAGGTACAGCAGGCCAATTGCGTATTGAAACTGGTCAAGGACGGGCGTCAGGCCGAACTGCAATTCACCCTCGGCAACGACACGAAGGTAGATCAACAACGTCTGGCCCAGGCACTGGAACAGCTGCGCGCCACCTTACCGCTGCTGGAAGCCGACCCTTACTTGCAATTCAACGACAGCGCCTGGCAGAGCCATAGTGTGCAGGACCAGGCACTGCCTGCCATCGATCAGGTGCTGACGCAGATCGATCAAGGCGCCGGAGACCTGGATCTGGTCGGCATTTATGCCGCCGGCCCGATCTACCGCGGCTTTGCCAGCTCGTTCGGCGCTTTTGGCTGGCACCAGGCCAACAGCTTCAACTTCGACTGGAGCCTGTTTCACAGTAACGGCCAAGCAGTCAAAGCCAACTATGCCGGCCAGCACTGGGACAGCGACACCTTCGCCTTGCGCCTACGCCAGGCGCGTGAACAACTGGAATACCTTGGTCGTCCGCTCAAAACTCTGCTTCCGGGCGAGTACCGTGCCTACCTGGCGCCAGCGGCAATGGACGAAATCATGGGCATGCTGTGCTGGGGAGGCTTCTCCGCACAGTCACTGGCGAACAAGAACAGTCCACTGCAACGCCTGTACGCTGGCGATGCGCGCCTTAATCAGCAGGTGAGTATCGCCGAGCAGGTCAGCGGCTCGTTGAGTCCGAGCTTTTCTGACGAGGGTTCGCCTCGCAACGATCTGCGCCTGATCGAGCAAGGCCAAGGCCTGGACCGCCTGGTCTGCGCCCGCAGCGCCGCCGAGTTCGAATTGGCCGCCAACGGTGCAGATGGGCATGAATCTCCCTGCGCGCTAAGCATGGCCGCGGGTGATTTATCAGCGCACGAGGTCCTGGCACGCCTGGGTACCGGGCTGTACATCAGCAACCTCTGGTACCTGAACTTCTCCGACCTGCCGGCAGCGCGCATGACCGGTCTGACCCGTTTCGCCACATTCTGGGTCGAAGACGGAAAGATCCAGGCGCCAGTCAGCACCATGCGCTTCGATGACAGCGTCTACAGTTTGTTGGGTTCTCAGTTGGAAGCGTTGACCACAGAGCGCGAGCTGATTCTGTCGACCAGTACCTACGGTCAGCGACAAACCAGCTCGAGCCATTTGCCAGGAGCATTGGTCAAACGCCTGACGTTGACATTGTGA
- the mdtD gene encoding multidrug transporter subunit MdtD has product MPNRAPLDPVTARWIPWVVAIAFFMQSLDGTILNTALPAMARDLAEDPLRMQSVIIAYMLTVALLIPASGWIADRFGTKRIFFGAILLFSLGSLLCALAESLSMLVAARVVQGLGGALMLPVGRLVVLRAYPRSELVRIMSFITIPGLLGPLLGPTMGGWLVEILSWHWIFLLNLPVGAIGCYAVWRFIPDLRGSERTRFDGVGFVLFGAAMVLITIAMEGLGELHLPHLRVMLLLFAGMACLAAYWLRAGSIDNPLFSPKLFRTRTFSVGILGNLFARLGSGALPFLVPLLLQVALGYSPAQAGMSMIPLAAAAMLAKSIARPLIERFGYRNILTANTLLLGVLLASLGLVDENTPYGLLLFQLALLGAVNSMQFTAMNTVTLIDLDDASASSGNSLLSVVAQLALSLGVACAGALLGGFSAAGSAEGVESTLGAFQLTFLTIGLMSMLAAAIFMQLARTDGRRAPRPEPEMEP; this is encoded by the coding sequence ATGCCCAACCGCGCCCCGCTGGACCCTGTCACCGCCCGCTGGATTCCGTGGGTGGTGGCGATCGCCTTCTTCATGCAGTCGCTGGACGGCACGATCCTCAACACTGCGCTGCCAGCCATGGCACGGGATCTTGCCGAGGATCCACTGCGCATGCAATCGGTGATCATCGCCTACATGCTCACCGTGGCCCTGCTGATCCCGGCCTCTGGCTGGATCGCCGACCGTTTCGGTACCAAGCGGATTTTCTTCGGCGCCATCCTCCTGTTCAGCCTCGGTTCGCTCCTCTGTGCTCTGGCTGAAAGCCTGAGCATGCTGGTCGCCGCGCGCGTGGTTCAAGGCCTGGGCGGTGCCCTGATGTTGCCCGTCGGGCGGCTGGTGGTGCTGCGCGCCTACCCCCGCTCCGAACTGGTACGAATCATGAGTTTCATCACCATTCCCGGCCTGCTCGGTCCATTGCTCGGCCCGACCATGGGCGGCTGGCTGGTGGAGATTCTCAGTTGGCACTGGATCTTCCTGCTCAATCTGCCGGTCGGCGCCATTGGCTGTTATGCCGTGTGGCGTTTTATCCCCGATTTACGCGGCAGCGAACGCACACGATTCGACGGTGTGGGCTTTGTGTTGTTCGGTGCCGCGATGGTGCTGATCACCATCGCCATGGAGGGGCTGGGCGAACTTCACCTACCGCATCTGCGCGTAATGTTGCTGCTGTTTGCCGGTATGGCCTGCCTGGCCGCGTACTGGCTGCGAGCAGGCAGCATCGACAACCCGCTGTTCTCGCCGAAACTATTTCGCACCCGGACCTTTTCCGTCGGCATCCTTGGCAACCTCTTCGCACGCCTGGGCAGCGGCGCACTACCGTTCCTCGTACCGTTGCTGCTGCAGGTTGCCCTTGGCTACTCACCAGCCCAGGCCGGCATGAGCATGATTCCCCTGGCAGCGGCAGCAATGCTGGCCAAATCGATCGCACGCCCGCTGATCGAGCGTTTCGGCTACCGCAACATTCTTACCGCCAACACCTTGCTGCTCGGTGTGCTCCTGGCGAGCCTTGGACTGGTAGACGAAAACACGCCCTATGGCTTGTTACTGTTCCAGTTGGCCCTGCTCGGTGCGGTCAACTCCATGCAGTTCACAGCGATGAACACTGTCACCCTGATCGACCTTGACGACGCCAGTGCCAGCAGTGGTAACAGCTTGCTCTCGGTGGTGGCGCAACTGGCGCTAAGCCTTGGGGTAGCCTGTGCTGGCGCCCTGCTCGGCGGCTTCAGTGCTGCGGGTAGCGCCGAAGGCGTGGAGAGCACCCTGGGCGCCTTCCAGCTGACCTTTCTGACCATCGGCCTGATGTCCATGCTGGCGGCGGCGATCTTCATGCAGCTGGCCAGGACAGACGGAAGGCGCGCTCCTCGTCCGGAACCGGAGATGGAGCCTTAG
- the dbpA gene encoding ATP-dependent RNA helicase DbpA: MLANLDALGYAQMTPIQAQSLPVILKGLDLIAQAKTGSGKTAAFGIGLLNPINPRYFGCQALVLCPTRELADQVAKELRRLARAEDNIKILTLCGGVSLGPQIASLEHGAHIIVGTPGRVQQHLSKGTLVLDGLNKLILDEADRMLDMGFYDAIADIIEQTPKRRQTLLFSATYPAGIKQLAAAFMRDPQTVKVEALHADSQIEQRFYEIAPEQRMEAVSKVLGHFRPQSCVAFCFTKQQCQELVEHLQAKGVAAQALHGDLEQRDRDQVLTLFANRSLSVLVATDVAARGLDIDALDMVINVELARDAEIHVHRVGRTGRAGEKGLAVSLVAPAEGHRAKAIEEMQKADLRWEQLDSLKAQSGAPLLPTMSTLCIAAGRKDKLRPGDILGALTGDAGLPGTQVGKIAIFDFQAFVAVERAVAKQALQRLNSGKIKGRSLRVRIV; encoded by the coding sequence ATGCTGGCCAACCTGGACGCCCTCGGCTACGCCCAGATGACCCCGATCCAGGCCCAGAGCCTGCCGGTCATTCTCAAGGGCCTGGACCTGATCGCCCAGGCCAAGACCGGTAGCGGCAAGACTGCCGCGTTCGGCATCGGTCTGCTCAACCCGATCAACCCGCGTTACTTCGGTTGCCAGGCGTTGGTCCTGTGCCCGACTCGCGAGTTGGCCGATCAGGTGGCCAAAGAGCTGCGGCGCCTGGCCCGCGCTGAAGACAACATCAAGATCCTGACCTTGTGCGGTGGTGTGTCCCTCGGCCCACAGATCGCTTCGCTGGAGCACGGTGCGCACATCATCGTTGGTACCCCAGGCCGTGTTCAGCAGCACCTGAGCAAGGGCACCCTGGTGCTCGATGGCCTGAACAAACTGATTCTCGACGAAGCCGACCGTATGCTCGACATGGGCTTCTACGACGCCATCGCCGACATCATCGAACAAACACCGAAGCGTCGTCAGACCTTGCTGTTCTCGGCCACCTACCCGGCGGGCATCAAGCAATTGGCCGCGGCCTTCATGCGTGACCCACAGACGGTCAAGGTCGAAGCGCTGCATGCCGACAGCCAGATCGAACAACGCTTCTACGAGATCGCTCCCGAGCAACGCATGGAAGCCGTCAGCAAGGTGCTCGGACACTTCCGCCCGCAGTCCTGCGTAGCGTTCTGCTTCACCAAACAGCAGTGCCAGGAGCTGGTCGAACACCTGCAAGCCAAAGGCGTCGCCGCCCAGGCCCTGCACGGCGATCTGGAACAGCGCGACCGTGACCAGGTGCTTACCCTGTTCGCCAACCGCAGTCTCTCGGTGCTGGTAGCCACCGACGTGGCCGCCCGCGGCCTGGACATCGATGCACTGGACATGGTCATCAACGTCGAACTGGCCCGTGATGCCGAAATTCACGTCCACCGTGTCGGCCGTACCGGTCGCGCTGGCGAGAAAGGCCTGGCGGTAAGCCTGGTGGCACCGGCCGAAGGTCATCGCGCCAAGGCGATCGAAGAGATGCAGAAAGCCGACCTGCGCTGGGAGCAACTGGACAGTCTCAAGGCCCAGAGTGGCGCACCGTTGCTGCCGACCATGAGCACCCTGTGCATCGCTGCCGGTCGCAAGGACAAACTGCGCCCAGGCGATATTCTCGGCGCCCTGACCGGCGATGCCGGGCTACCGGGAACCCAGGTCGGGAAAATCGCGATTTTCGACTTCCAGGCCTTCGTTGCCGTCGAGCGAGCAGTGGCCAAACAAGCACTGCAACGCCTCAACAGCGGCAAGATCAAGGGCCGCTCGTTGCGCGTGCGCATCGTTTGA
- a CDS encoding NAD(P)/FAD-dependent oxidoreductase — protein MRSTEVIIIGAGAAGLMCALTAAGRGRQVLLLDHANKPGKKILMSGGGRCNFTNMYTEPANFLSQNPHFCKSALARYTQWDFIEMVGKHAVPYHEKKLGQLFCDNKSSDILDMLLTECANAGAELRMDTRIDQIEKVDAGYLLETSAGQFRCQSLVIATGGLSIPTLGATGFGYQVARQFGHNLLPTRAALVPFTITEPVLKGICTELSGSSVDCIASCNGTSFRENLLFTHRGLSGPAILQISSFWEAGDTVEINLLPDHDALSWLQQQQAERPNSELKTLLGEVFTKKMANLLSEHWFDSKPMKQYTPAELAKVSDKLGAWQVVPAGTEGYRTAEVTLGGVDTREVSSKTMESLKSPGLYFIGEVLDVSGHLGGFNFQWAWASAYAAAQFV, from the coding sequence GTGCGCTCCACCGAAGTGATCATCATTGGCGCAGGCGCCGCCGGCCTGATGTGTGCCTTGACTGCTGCAGGTCGCGGCCGTCAGGTGCTGCTGCTCGACCACGCCAATAAACCGGGCAAGAAAATCCTGATGTCCGGTGGTGGCCGCTGTAACTTCACCAATATGTACACCGAACCTGCCAACTTCCTGTCGCAGAACCCGCACTTCTGCAAGTCGGCGCTGGCCCGTTACACCCAGTGGGATTTCATCGAGATGGTCGGTAAGCATGCCGTACCGTATCACGAGAAAAAGCTTGGCCAACTGTTCTGCGATAACAAGTCCAGTGACATTCTCGACATGCTCCTCACCGAGTGCGCGAACGCCGGCGCCGAACTGCGCATGGACACCCGCATTGACCAGATCGAGAAAGTCGACGCAGGCTATCTGCTGGAAACCAGTGCTGGGCAGTTCCGCTGCCAGTCGCTGGTAATTGCAACGGGGGGCCTATCGATTCCAACCCTGGGCGCCACCGGCTTCGGCTATCAAGTGGCTCGCCAGTTCGGTCACAACCTGCTGCCAACGCGCGCAGCGCTGGTGCCGTTTACCATCACCGAGCCGGTGCTCAAGGGGATCTGCACAGAGCTGTCCGGCAGTTCCGTGGACTGCATCGCCAGTTGCAATGGCACCAGCTTCCGCGAAAACCTCCTGTTCACCCACCGTGGCCTGAGCGGGCCGGCAATCCTGCAGATCTCGTCGTTCTGGGAAGCGGGCGACACGGTTGAAATCAACCTGCTACCGGATCACGACGCCTTGAGCTGGCTGCAACAGCAACAGGCCGAACGCCCCAACAGCGAATTGAAAACCCTGCTGGGCGAAGTCTTCACCAAGAAAATGGCCAACCTGCTCAGCGAGCACTGGTTCGACTCCAAGCCAATGAAGCAATACACCCCTGCGGAACTAGCCAAGGTCAGCGACAAGCTTGGCGCCTGGCAGGTGGTTCCGGCTGGAACCGAAGGCTATCGCACCGCAGAAGTGACCCTGGGCGGCGTCGATACCCGGGAAGTGTCCTCCAAAACCATGGAGTCGCTGAAAAGCCCTGGCCTGTACTTTATCGGTGAAGTACTCGATGTCAGCGGTCACCTGGGCGGTTTCAACTTCCAGTGGGCCTGGGCATCGGCCTATGCGGCCGCGCAGTTCGTCTAA
- the yccS gene encoding YccS family putative transporter: protein MSSSSFSQSLRRIWALDKFSYAIRVLIALTGSMLLCWYQDEMNLLIPLFLGIIASALAETDDNWQGRLNALAVTLVCFTVAALAVELLFPYPLIFVCALALASFALTMLGALGERYGAIASATLILSVYTMIGVDQRGGEVTDFWHEPLLLVAGAAWYGFLSVLWQALFSNQPVQQSLARLFRELGRYLKLKASLFEPIRQLDVEARRLELAQQNGRVVAALNAAKEVILHRVGNGRPGSKVSRYLKLYFLAQDIHERASSSHYPYNALTEAFFHSDVLFRCQRLLRQQGVACQQLSESIQLRQPFTYDTGFAQALEDLNASLEHLRIQSNPAWRGLLRSLRALAANLATLDRLLSDASNPDTLADASDSSLLDRSPRNLADVWNRLRQQLTPTSLLFRHALRLPLALSIGYGMVHLIHPTQGYWIILTTLFVCQPNYGATRRKLVQRIMGTGIGLTVGWALFDLFPSPIIQSLFAVAAGVVFFVNRTTRYTLATAAITLMVLFCFNQVGDGYGLFLPRLFDTLVGSLIAILAVFLFLPDWQGRRLNKVLANTLSCNSTYLRQIMQQYAQGKSDDLAYRLARRNAHNADAALSTTLANMLMEPGHFRKEADVGFRFLVLSHTLLSYLSGLGAHRETTLPADVHEHLIDGAGASLANSLDEIAEGLASKLPVAIHSDAEEALANELEQMPEELEENQRLVQTQLALICRQLGPLRTLAAHLIKDTPQ, encoded by the coding sequence ATGTCATCCTCCTCGTTCAGCCAATCGTTGCGCCGTATCTGGGCGCTGGACAAGTTCAGCTATGCCATCCGCGTACTCATCGCTCTGACCGGCAGCATGTTGCTGTGCTGGTATCAGGATGAGATGAATCTGCTGATCCCGTTGTTCCTGGGCATTATTGCCAGTGCCCTGGCTGAAACCGACGATAACTGGCAAGGCCGCTTGAATGCCTTGGCGGTGACCCTGGTGTGCTTCACGGTTGCCGCACTGGCAGTGGAGTTGCTGTTCCCCTACCCGCTCATATTTGTCTGCGCCCTGGCACTGGCCAGCTTTGCCCTGACCATGCTCGGCGCCTTGGGTGAACGCTATGGCGCAATTGCCTCGGCCACGCTGATTCTATCGGTCTATACCATGATCGGCGTGGACCAGCGCGGCGGCGAAGTTACCGACTTCTGGCACGAACCCCTGCTGCTGGTGGCCGGCGCCGCCTGGTACGGCTTTCTTTCCGTGTTGTGGCAGGCGCTGTTTTCCAATCAACCGGTACAGCAAAGCCTGGCGCGGCTGTTCCGGGAACTGGGGCGTTACTTGAAACTCAAGGCCAGCCTGTTCGAACCCATCCGCCAGTTGGACGTGGAAGCGCGGCGCCTGGAACTTGCCCAGCAAAATGGCCGGGTAGTGGCCGCACTCAATGCCGCCAAGGAAGTCATTTTGCACCGGGTCGGCAACGGTCGCCCAGGCTCAAAGGTCAGCCGCTACCTGAAGTTGTATTTTCTCGCTCAGGACATTCATGAGCGAGCCAGCTCATCGCACTACCCTTATAACGCCCTGACCGAAGCGTTCTTCCACAGCGACGTACTGTTCCGCTGTCAGCGCCTGCTGCGCCAACAAGGTGTAGCCTGCCAGCAACTGTCCGAGTCGATCCAGTTACGCCAGCCGTTCACCTACGACACCGGTTTTGCCCAGGCCCTGGAAGACTTGAACGCCTCCCTCGAACACTTGCGTATCCAGAGCAACCCCGCCTGGCGCGGTCTGCTGCGCTCGCTGCGCGCGCTGGCAGCAAACCTGGCAACGCTCGACCGCCTGCTCAGCGATGCAAGTAACCCCGACACCCTGGCCGATGCCAGCGACAGCAGCCTGCTCGACCGTTCGCCGCGAAACTTGGCCGATGTCTGGAATCGCCTGCGTCAGCAACTGACGCCCACCTCGCTATTGTTCCGCCACGCGCTGCGACTGCCACTGGCCTTGTCGATTGGCTATGGCATGGTGCATCTGATTCACCCGACCCAAGGCTACTGGATCATCCTCACAACCTTGTTTGTCTGCCAGCCCAACTACGGTGCAACCCGGCGCAAGCTGGTGCAGCGAATCATGGGCACCGGCATTGGCCTGACCGTTGGCTGGGCGCTGTTCGACCTGTTCCCGAGCCCGATTATCCAGTCGCTGTTCGCGGTTGCAGCAGGCGTGGTGTTCTTCGTCAATCGCACCACCCGCTATACCCTGGCCACCGCTGCAATTACCCTGATGGTGCTGTTCTGCTTCAATCAGGTCGGCGATGGCTATGGGCTGTTTCTTCCACGCCTGTTCGATACCCTGGTTGGCAGTCTGATCGCGATCCTCGCGGTGTTTCTGTTTCTTCCGGACTGGCAGGGCCGGCGCCTGAACAAAGTGCTGGCCAATACCCTGAGCTGCAACAGCACCTACTTGCGCCAGATCATGCAGCAGTACGCCCAGGGTAAAAGCGACGACCTGGCCTATCGCCTGGCCCGGCGCAACGCCCACAATGCCGATGCGGCACTGTCGACCACCTTGGCCAACATGCTGATGGAGCCTGGGCATTTTCGCAAAGAGGCCGATGTCGGCTTTCGCTTCCTGGTGCTGTCGCATACGCTGCTCAGCTATCTGTCAGGACTGGGTGCGCACCGCGAGACTACATTGCCTGCCGACGTCCACGAACACCTGATCGATGGCGCCGGGGCCAGCCTGGCCAACAGCCTGGATGAAATCGCCGAAGGACTGGCCAGTAAACTGCCTGTGGCGATTCACAGCGATGCCGAAGAGGCGCTGGCCAATGAGCTTGAGCAAATGCCCGAAGAGCTTGAGGAAAACCAGCGACTGGTGCAGACCCAATTGGCGCTGATCTGCCGTCAGTTGGGCCCGCTGCGCACCTTGGCGGCGCACCTGATCAAAGATACGCCGCAGTGA